A DNA window from Corallococcus soli contains the following coding sequences:
- a CDS encoding glucose-6-phosphate isomerase, with amino-acid sequence MTERELWERYQRHLCVVPSVGLSLDISRMNFGADFLDGMRARTDAAFQAMDALEKGAIANPDEKRRVGHYWLRAPELSPEPELKTAITDMQASVEAFARDVHAGKVKPAKAARFTQVLLVGIGGSALGPQLVADALGSHRDAMQVHFLDNTDPDGMDRTLGALGERLAETLTVVISKSGGTKETRNGMLETERAYQQRGLDFGAHAVAVTGDGSELDQYAKQHHWLRTFPMWDWVGGRTSIMSAVGLVPARLQGLDVDGFLAGAKDMDAATRERDVAKNPAALLALMWFHAGGGRGQKDMVILPYKDRLMLMSKYLQQLVMESLGKELSLDGQVVNQGIAVYGNKGSTDQHAYVQQLREGVNNFFVTFVEVLKDRDGKSMAVEGDNTSGDYLLGFFLGTRRALFEKGRESMTLTVQDVSARTVGALIALYERAVGLYASLVNINAYHQPGVEAGKKAAGRVLELQGKLLSKLKAAKAEARSADQLAQDIGAPDEAETVFKLLEHLSANGDHGVKRSGGQRPAEARFQAG; translated from the coding sequence ATGACGGAGCGCGAGTTGTGGGAGCGGTACCAGCGGCACCTGTGCGTCGTCCCCTCGGTGGGGCTCTCGCTGGACATCTCCCGCATGAACTTCGGCGCGGACTTCCTGGACGGGATGCGCGCGCGCACGGACGCGGCGTTCCAGGCCATGGACGCGCTGGAGAAGGGCGCCATCGCGAACCCGGACGAGAAGCGCCGCGTGGGCCACTACTGGCTGCGCGCGCCGGAGCTGTCGCCGGAGCCGGAGCTGAAGACCGCCATCACCGACATGCAGGCTTCGGTGGAGGCCTTCGCGCGGGACGTGCACGCGGGCAAGGTGAAGCCCGCGAAGGCGGCCAGGTTCACGCAGGTGCTGCTGGTGGGCATTGGCGGTTCGGCGCTGGGGCCGCAGCTGGTGGCGGACGCGCTGGGCTCGCACCGGGACGCGATGCAGGTGCACTTCCTGGACAACACGGATCCAGACGGGATGGACCGGACGCTGGGGGCCCTGGGTGAGCGGCTGGCGGAGACGCTCACGGTGGTCATCAGCAAGTCGGGCGGCACCAAGGAGACGCGCAACGGCATGCTGGAGACGGAGCGCGCGTACCAGCAGCGCGGCCTGGACTTCGGCGCGCACGCGGTGGCGGTGACGGGGGACGGCAGCGAGCTGGACCAGTACGCGAAGCAGCACCACTGGCTGCGCACCTTCCCCATGTGGGACTGGGTTGGCGGGCGCACGTCCATCATGTCGGCGGTGGGGCTGGTGCCGGCGCGGTTGCAGGGGCTGGACGTGGACGGCTTCCTCGCGGGCGCGAAGGACATGGACGCGGCGACGCGCGAGCGCGACGTGGCGAAGAACCCGGCGGCGCTGCTCGCGCTGATGTGGTTCCACGCGGGCGGCGGCAGGGGCCAGAAGGACATGGTCATCCTGCCGTACAAGGACCGGCTGATGCTGATGTCCAAGTACCTCCAGCAGCTGGTGATGGAGTCGCTGGGCAAGGAGCTGAGCCTGGACGGCCAGGTGGTGAACCAGGGCATCGCCGTCTATGGCAACAAGGGCTCCACGGATCAGCACGCGTACGTGCAGCAGCTGCGCGAGGGCGTGAACAACTTCTTCGTCACCTTCGTGGAGGTGCTGAAGGACCGGGACGGCAAGTCCATGGCGGTGGAGGGCGACAACACCAGCGGCGACTACCTGCTGGGCTTCTTCCTGGGCACGCGCCGGGCGCTGTTCGAGAAGGGCCGCGAGTCGATGACGCTCACCGTGCAGGACGTGAGCGCGCGCACGGTGGGGGCGTTGATTGCGTTGTACGAGCGGGCGGTGGGGCTCTACGCCAGCCTCGTGAACATCAATGCCTATCACCAGCCGGGCGTGGAGGCGGGCAAGAAGGCCGCGGGCCGCGTGCTGGAGTTGCAGGGCAAGCTGCTCTCGAAGCTGAAGGCGGCGAAGGCGGAGGCACGCTCGGCGGATCAGCTGGCCCAGGACATCGGCGCGCCGGACGAGGCGGAGACGGTGTTCAAGCTGCTGGAGCACCTGTCCGCCAACGGCGACCACGGCGTGAAGCGCAGCGGCGGTCAGCGTCCCGCCGAGGCGCGCTTCCAGGCGGGGTAG
- a CDS encoding class I SAM-dependent methyltransferase, translating into MKTSRSAPFLVPPAIPPLQAHEADDPWRFDALGSVRSRDAITLEALPRPRYRSALELGSALGGLTVKLQERCDALLSVGVALRDQSRALHRCRHLPHVRFQVMAVPDAFPEPTFDLTVVSERACHWSLPELERAQQHILGHLETGGHLLLVHWTGQTRDMRLSGNDVHDSFRRLSPKGLRHLRGEMDGTWRLDVFERL; encoded by the coding sequence ATGAAGACGTCGCGGTCCGCCCCCTTCCTCGTCCCGCCCGCCATCCCTCCGCTCCAGGCCCACGAGGCGGATGACCCGTGGCGCTTCGACGCCCTGGGCTCCGTGCGCAGCCGCGACGCCATCACGCTGGAGGCCCTGCCCCGCCCGCGCTACCGCTCCGCCCTGGAGCTTGGCAGCGCCCTCGGCGGCCTCACCGTGAAGCTCCAGGAGCGCTGTGACGCCCTGCTCTCCGTGGGGGTGGCCCTGCGCGACCAGTCCCGCGCCCTCCACCGCTGCCGCCACCTGCCCCACGTGCGCTTCCAGGTGATGGCCGTGCCGGACGCATTCCCCGAACCGACCTTCGACCTCACCGTCGTGTCCGAGCGCGCCTGCCACTGGAGCCTCCCGGAGCTGGAGCGCGCACAGCAGCACATCCTCGGGCACCTGGAGACCGGCGGGCACCTGCTGCTCGTCCACTGGACCGGCCAGACGCGCGACATGCGCCTCAGCGGCAACGACGTCCACGACTCCTTCCGCCGCCTCTCCCCCAAGGGCCTGCGCCACCTGCGCGGGGAGATGGACGGCACCTGGCGCCTGGACGTGTTCGAGCGCCTCTAG
- a CDS encoding TetR/AcrR family transcriptional regulator: MSPRSASRPAPKKAATAAPGARRTQAERRETTRRKLLDATLETLVEQGYARLTTVAVAKRAGVSQGALFTHFDTKEELLAVAVEHLFPRIIQDFLAGVGARPSGKDRVGAAVDMLWAVYQRPELQAAIELYVAARTDPELQRALAAVDGPHRRNLHRVARELFPDVAATHPDFDDVVELALDAVQGAAVGGAARPSDPAHRRMLDTLARFMRVAFAPSA; encoded by the coding sequence ATGTCCCCGAGGTCCGCCTCCAGGCCCGCGCCGAAGAAGGCCGCCACCGCCGCGCCGGGCGCGCGTCGCACGCAGGCGGAGCGCCGGGAGACGACGCGGCGCAAGCTGCTGGACGCAACCCTGGAGACGCTGGTGGAGCAGGGCTACGCGCGGCTGACGACGGTGGCGGTGGCGAAGCGGGCGGGGGTGTCCCAGGGGGCGCTCTTCACGCACTTCGACACGAAGGAGGAGCTGCTCGCGGTGGCGGTGGAGCACCTCTTCCCGCGCATCATCCAGGACTTCCTCGCGGGCGTGGGGGCGCGGCCGTCGGGCAAGGACCGGGTGGGGGCGGCGGTGGACATGCTGTGGGCCGTCTACCAGCGGCCGGAGTTGCAGGCCGCCATCGAATTGTACGTCGCGGCGCGCACCGACCCGGAGCTGCAGCGGGCCCTGGCGGCGGTGGACGGCCCGCACCGCCGGAACCTGCACCGCGTGGCGCGCGAGCTGTTCCCGGACGTGGCCGCCACGCACCCGGACTTCGACGACGTGGTGGAGCTGGCGCTGGACGCGGTGCAGGGCGCGGCGGTGGGTGGGGCGGCCCGCCCGTCGGACCCGGCGCACCGCCGGATGCTCGACACCCTGGCGCGCTTCATGCGCGTCGCCTTCGCCCCCAGTGCCTGA
- a CDS encoding sterol desaturase family protein — MDTAHIPDLITPAIPVFVITVIAEALWVKKLRAEAGATVKGHTWKDTLASLAMGLGSVAVGVGWKGVAFAGYAALYHLTPLRMGSGLVAWVLLFFLEDLCYYAFHRVHHESRFFWASHVVHHSSQHYNLSTALRQTWTPMTGWVFWAPLALLGFSPAMIVTQQAVSLLYQYWIHTEAIHRMPRPFEWLFNTPSHHRAHHASNPVYLDTNYAGILIIWDRLFGTFTPEVERPIYGLVKNLTTYNPVRIAFHEYGNILRDAARPGSLGQRLSYVFRNPAWKPQGASPPEAPPPVEVAHPSP; from the coding sequence ATGGACACGGCGCACATCCCCGACCTCATCACCCCGGCCATCCCGGTGTTCGTCATCACCGTCATCGCGGAGGCGCTGTGGGTGAAGAAGCTGCGCGCGGAGGCGGGCGCCACCGTCAAGGGCCACACCTGGAAGGACACGCTGGCCAGCCTCGCCATGGGCCTGGGCAGCGTGGCGGTGGGCGTGGGCTGGAAGGGCGTGGCGTTCGCGGGCTACGCGGCGCTCTACCACCTGACGCCCCTGCGCATGGGCTCGGGGCTGGTGGCCTGGGTGCTGCTCTTCTTCCTGGAGGACCTCTGCTACTACGCCTTCCACCGCGTCCACCATGAGAGCCGCTTCTTCTGGGCCTCGCACGTGGTGCACCACTCCAGCCAGCACTACAACCTGTCCACGGCGCTGCGGCAGACGTGGACGCCCATGACGGGCTGGGTGTTCTGGGCGCCGCTCGCGCTGCTGGGCTTCTCCCCGGCGATGATCGTCACCCAGCAGGCGGTGAGCCTGCTGTACCAGTATTGGATCCACACGGAGGCCATCCACCGGATGCCGCGTCCGTTCGAGTGGTTGTTCAACACGCCGTCGCACCACCGCGCGCACCACGCCTCCAACCCCGTCTACCTGGACACGAACTACGCGGGCATCCTCATCATCTGGGACCGGCTCTTCGGCACCTTCACGCCAGAGGTCGAGCGTCCCATCTACGGGCTGGTGAAGAACCTCACCACGTACAACCCGGTGCGCATCGCGTTCCACGAGTACGGCAACATCCTCCGGGACGCCGCCCGGCCGGGGTCCCTGGGCCAGCGGCTGTCGTATGTCTTCCGCAACCCGGCGTGGAAGCCCCAGGGGGCATCGCCTCCGGAGGCCCCGCCGCCCGTGGAAGTGGCGCACCCGTCGCCGTGA
- a CDS encoding energy transducer TonB: MLPWLGSGCASVSGSTRGAEGEITEKARRLCEHGLLSWPDLSRFPADMRPEDSIRAEDLAYLQAHPESLPPSPRPPPSQPMRCEVKDPPNISEGFATVQVKLWPGAEADGPPVEFPVDFVQPSVEWPRAGWRLAYWFAEEGAVSPQMAAAQVPFFSSDSMTRPKKLSGEEAAYTREAIEKRIQGQMAIRCVITREGNVINCHSLKSLPLMTPVALKALRGSRFEPATVDGKPLSVRYMFLFNLHLPR; encoded by the coding sequence ATGCTCCCATGGCTGGGGAGCGGCTGCGCCTCCGTCTCCGGGAGCACGCGGGGGGCAGAAGGTGAAATCACCGAGAAGGCACGGCGGCTGTGTGAGCACGGCCTGCTGTCCTGGCCTGACCTGTCCCGCTTCCCCGCGGACATGCGTCCCGAGGACTCCATCCGGGCCGAGGACCTGGCGTACCTCCAGGCCCACCCGGAGTCTCTGCCGCCCTCTCCGCGCCCGCCCCCATCCCAGCCCATGCGCTGCGAGGTCAAGGACCCTCCCAACATCAGTGAGGGGTTCGCCACCGTGCAGGTGAAGCTCTGGCCCGGAGCGGAAGCCGACGGTCCCCCCGTGGAGTTCCCCGTGGACTTCGTGCAACCGTCGGTGGAGTGGCCGCGAGCGGGGTGGCGTCTGGCCTACTGGTTCGCGGAGGAGGGGGCGGTCTCTCCCCAGATGGCTGCCGCGCAGGTGCCCTTCTTCTCCTCCGATTCCATGACCCGGCCGAAGAAGCTGTCGGGTGAGGAAGCCGCCTATACGCGGGAGGCCATCGAGAAGCGCATCCAGGGGCAGATGGCCATCCGCTGTGTCATCACCCGCGAGGGCAACGTCATCAATTGCCACTCCCTGAAGAGCCTGCCCCTCATGACCCCGGTCGCACTCAAGGCACTCCGGGGCAGCCGCTTCGAGCCCGCGACCGTCGACGGCAAGCCCCTCTCCGTGCGGTACATGTTCCTCTTCAATCTGCACCTTCCCCGGTGA
- a CDS encoding cytochrome d ubiquinol oxidase subunit II, whose product MPTEEVLGLAVAGTFVLYALLGGADFGGGVWDLLAGGPRKAEQRALIARAIGPVWEVNHVWLIVGLVLLFSGFPRAFAALSVALHVPLTLLVLGIVFRGTAFTFRAYDTRGDAVERRWGVVFSVASVVAPLLLGMCVGAVASDAIRMQGHAVVSGFFASWLSPFAVSVGVLTLGLFAFLAAVYLTHEAHTPPLAEDFRWRALVTGALLFPLALVALLLSREGAPRVWAGLSQTPFALALHVGTAVAAVAAFALLWTRRFRAARVAAATQAGLIVLGWAVSQAPYLVYPGLTLRSAASSPTVQRLLLVALAIGAVAVVPSLVLLFRVFRPQAPGAATPVPPT is encoded by the coding sequence ATGCCCACTGAAGAGGTGCTGGGGCTCGCGGTGGCGGGCACGTTCGTGCTGTACGCGCTCCTTGGCGGGGCGGACTTCGGCGGCGGGGTGTGGGACCTGCTGGCCGGGGGGCCTCGCAAGGCGGAGCAGCGCGCGCTCATCGCCCGCGCCATCGGGCCGGTGTGGGAGGTGAACCACGTCTGGCTCATCGTCGGGCTGGTGCTGCTCTTCAGCGGCTTTCCCCGCGCGTTCGCGGCGCTGAGCGTGGCCTTGCACGTGCCCCTGACGCTGCTGGTGCTGGGCATCGTGTTCCGGGGCACGGCCTTCACCTTCCGCGCCTACGACACGCGCGGGGACGCGGTGGAGCGCAGGTGGGGCGTCGTGTTCAGCGTGGCGAGCGTGGTGGCGCCGCTGCTGCTGGGCATGTGCGTGGGCGCGGTGGCCAGCGACGCCATCCGCATGCAGGGGCACGCGGTGGTGAGCGGCTTCTTCGCGTCGTGGCTGTCCCCCTTCGCGGTGTCCGTGGGCGTGCTGACGCTGGGGCTCTTCGCGTTCCTGGCGGCGGTGTACCTCACGCACGAAGCGCACACGCCCCCGCTGGCGGAGGACTTCCGCTGGCGCGCGCTGGTGACGGGCGCGCTGCTGTTCCCCCTGGCGCTGGTGGCGCTGCTGCTGTCGCGGGAGGGCGCGCCCCGGGTGTGGGCGGGGCTGTCACAGACGCCCTTCGCGCTGGCGCTGCATGTGGGCACGGCGGTGGCGGCGGTGGCGGCCTTCGCGCTCCTGTGGACGCGGCGCTTCCGGGCCGCGCGGGTGGCGGCGGCCACGCAGGCGGGGCTCATCGTGCTGGGGTGGGCGGTGTCGCAGGCGCCGTACCTCGTGTACCCGGGCCTGACGCTGCGAAGCGCGGCGTCGTCGCCGACGGTGCAGCGGCTGCTGCTGGTCGCGCTCGCGATAGGAGCGGTGGCGGTGGTGCCGTCGCTGGTGCTCCTGTTCCGCGTGTTCCGGCCCCAGGCCCCGGGGGCCGCGACCCCCGTGCCCCCTACTTGA
- a CDS encoding phage holin family protein, whose product MDLESERLERTQLETLSTSELIRHALSETRLLVKAEVMHAKKELKQELQAAKTAGILLGAGAVLALTSLAVLFVALGLAIPVVAALGVAIVGVVLLAVAGLLLFLGSKRVPKQAMPRTQDRLKADFKMTRETLQ is encoded by the coding sequence GTGGACCTCGAATCGGAACGCCTGGAGCGCACCCAGTTGGAGACGCTCTCCACCTCGGAACTCATCCGGCATGCCTTGTCGGAAACCCGCCTGCTCGTGAAGGCGGAGGTGATGCACGCGAAGAAGGAGCTCAAGCAGGAGCTCCAGGCCGCCAAGACCGCGGGCATCCTCCTGGGAGCGGGGGCCGTGCTGGCCCTTACCTCGCTGGCGGTGCTCTTCGTCGCCCTGGGGCTCGCCATCCCCGTCGTCGCCGCGCTGGGCGTGGCCATCGTGGGCGTGGTGCTGCTGGCGGTGGCGGGCCTGCTGCTGTTCCTGGGCTCCAAGCGGGTACCCAAGCAGGCCATGCCCCGCACCCAGGACCGTTTGAAGGCGGACTTCAAGATGACCCGGGAGACGCTGCAATGA
- a CDS encoding SDR family NAD(P)-dependent oxidoreductase — protein MELGIAEKTALVTGSSRGIGRAIATVLSREGARVCVCARNLEPLEAVAKALRSEGAQVATVVADVATPEGAQAAVDSAVRAFGSLDILVNNVGGSGGAGAFDAASSEQWADVLQRNLMSAVWCSQRALNVMRARGGGSIVHISSIFGREYATSAPYSAAKAGLIALTKEMAVDLAPHRIRVNAVAPGSIFFPGGSWDKRQQLDPEAVARMVREQIPWGRFGTPEEVADVVAFLCSERAKWVTGATLPVDGGQGRAF, from the coding sequence ATGGAACTCGGAATCGCGGAAAAAACCGCGCTCGTCACCGGCAGCAGCCGGGGCATCGGACGGGCCATCGCCACGGTGCTGTCGCGCGAGGGCGCCCGGGTGTGCGTGTGCGCCCGGAACCTGGAGCCCCTGGAGGCCGTCGCGAAGGCGCTGCGCTCCGAGGGGGCGCAGGTGGCCACGGTGGTCGCGGACGTGGCCACCCCCGAGGGGGCCCAGGCGGCGGTGGACTCGGCGGTGCGCGCGTTCGGCTCGCTGGACATCCTGGTGAACAACGTGGGCGGCAGCGGCGGCGCGGGCGCGTTCGACGCGGCCAGCTCCGAGCAATGGGCGGACGTGCTCCAGCGCAACCTGATGTCCGCGGTGTGGTGCAGCCAGCGCGCCCTCAACGTGATGCGCGCGCGCGGGGGCGGCAGCATCGTCCACATCAGCTCCATCTTCGGCCGCGAGTACGCCACCAGCGCGCCCTACAGCGCCGCCAAGGCGGGCCTCATCGCGCTGACCAAGGAGATGGCGGTGGACCTGGCCCCGCACCGCATCCGCGTCAACGCCGTGGCCCCGGGCTCCATCTTCTTCCCCGGGGGGAGCTGGGACAAACGCCAGCAGCTGGACCCGGAGGCCGTGGCCCGCATGGTGCGCGAGCAGATCCCCTGGGGCCGCTTCGGCACGCCGGAGGAGGTGGCGGACGTGGTCGCCTTCCTGTGCTCCGAACGGGCGAAGTGGGTGACGGGCGCCACCCTGCCCGTGGATGGCGGACAGGGCCGCGCCTTCTGA
- a CDS encoding GTPase — protein sequence MDDTSLPDPEALRPLLTDALSLPALQPHGPRLERLLEDYARGVARRDAPLVVALVGATGAGKSTLLNALAGQALSREGVDRPTSTASTLFAPEGTPVEELSRTGARVVRYTPGPQGLWSGQVFIDTPDLNSVATTHRDVARAALDKADVALVVMHRGSVAEASQVEFLNEFARRRALVFILNFADELSADSRDTLKAQIRRVATQHHGLAAEDVPVFAISARAAKDGQDVSGEFGPLLFHLRGLATQAVAARVRHTNALGALEELASTVQGALTETDALLAKTRTALDAGLARAAEALQGDFDARLGLAHGHLASEVRRQAAGRFWGPAAWGLRLSLWGASGMGAGALVARRSLPAGLAVAAASTVVDAVRDRTRARAAEVAVVEPFEDDFLAESAARTALAEARSVARAQGLEAESLGVPDVEAMLAELRVARAGAWRYTASTAVAEAVARWWRTARWLVLPLINLPLLALLGHVGYRVVRGYVEGPLLPLEYFINAGALFGLLAGAGALLASASLVGAARHAGRAGRARFVESLAALGGRLGEAVENGLGTGRQAARRILDRTRDGR from the coding sequence GTGGACGACACCAGCCTTCCCGACCCTGAAGCCCTCCGCCCGCTGCTCACCGACGCCCTGTCGCTGCCCGCGCTCCAGCCGCACGGCCCGCGCCTGGAGCGCCTGCTGGAGGACTACGCTCGCGGCGTCGCCCGCCGGGACGCGCCGCTCGTCGTCGCGCTCGTCGGCGCCACCGGCGCGGGCAAGTCCACCCTGCTCAACGCGCTCGCGGGGCAGGCCCTGTCCCGCGAGGGCGTGGACCGCCCCACGAGCACCGCCTCCACCCTCTTCGCGCCGGAAGGCACGCCCGTGGAGGAGCTGTCCCGCACCGGCGCGCGCGTCGTGCGCTACACGCCCGGCCCCCAGGGGCTGTGGAGCGGACAGGTCTTCATCGACACGCCGGACCTCAACAGCGTGGCCACCACCCACCGCGACGTGGCCCGCGCCGCGCTGGACAAGGCCGACGTCGCCCTCGTCGTCATGCACCGGGGCAGCGTCGCGGAGGCCTCCCAGGTGGAGTTCCTCAACGAGTTCGCCCGCCGCCGCGCGCTCGTCTTCATCCTCAACTTCGCCGACGAGCTCTCCGCCGACTCACGCGACACGCTGAAGGCTCAGATCCGCCGCGTCGCCACCCAGCACCACGGGCTCGCCGCCGAGGACGTCCCCGTCTTCGCCATCTCCGCCCGCGCCGCGAAGGACGGGCAGGACGTGTCCGGCGAGTTCGGCCCCCTGCTCTTCCACCTGCGGGGCCTCGCCACCCAGGCCGTCGCCGCGCGCGTGCGCCACACCAACGCCCTGGGCGCCCTGGAGGAGCTCGCCTCCACCGTGCAGGGCGCGCTCACGGAGACGGACGCGCTCCTGGCGAAGACGCGCACCGCGCTGGACGCGGGCCTCGCGCGCGCAGCCGAAGCGCTCCAGGGCGACTTCGACGCGCGGCTGGGCCTGGCCCACGGACACCTGGCGTCGGAGGTGCGTCGGCAGGCCGCGGGTCGCTTCTGGGGCCCCGCCGCGTGGGGACTGCGCCTGTCGCTGTGGGGCGCTTCCGGCATGGGCGCTGGCGCGCTGGTGGCCCGTCGCAGCCTGCCCGCGGGACTCGCGGTGGCGGCGGCCTCCACGGTGGTGGACGCCGTGAGGGACCGCACGCGCGCGCGGGCCGCGGAGGTGGCGGTGGTGGAGCCCTTCGAGGACGACTTCCTCGCCGAGTCCGCCGCGCGCACCGCCCTGGCCGAGGCGCGCAGCGTGGCGCGCGCCCAGGGGCTGGAGGCGGAGAGCCTGGGGGTGCCGGACGTGGAGGCGATGCTGGCGGAGCTGCGCGTGGCCCGCGCGGGGGCCTGGCGCTACACGGCCTCCACCGCCGTCGCGGAGGCCGTGGCCCGCTGGTGGCGCACGGCCCGGTGGCTGGTGTTGCCGCTCATCAACCTGCCCCTGCTGGCGCTCCTGGGGCACGTCGGCTACCGCGTGGTGCGTGGCTACGTGGAAGGCCCCCTGCTGCCGTTGGAGTACTTCATCAACGCGGGGGCCCTCTTCGGACTGCTCGCGGGCGCCGGAGCGCTGCTCGCGTCAGCGAGTCTCGTCGGAGCCGCTCGCCATGCGGGGAGAGCGGGCCGGGCTCGCTTTGTCGAGTCCCTCGCCGCCCTGGGCGGGAGGCTGGGAGAGGCCGTCGAGAATGGCCTTGGCACCGGGCGGCAGGCCGCGCGACGCATCCTGGATCGAACCCGCGACGGGCGGTGA
- a CDS encoding cytochrome ubiquinol oxidase subunit I, whose product MTDLLYARAQMGLSLAFHIVFAAAGVALPVLMVLSDWKHRRTGDNDYRKLSEKLAKGTAILFAVGAVSGTVLSFELGLLWPEFMGRYGEVIGLPFSLEGVAFFTEAIFLGIYLYGRERVSPGLHLFSGVMVAVSGAASAFFVTLVNTFMNNPSGFTATPAGPTDVQPLVAMFSPGWQYQTAHVLLSCYQASAFAMAGIHAFILLKHPGAAFHKKALSVALPLACLTALLQPLVGDLSAKHVARSQPVKLAAMEGHFDTEVGAPLLLGGLPDVETRTVPGSIGVPKGLSILAFGDPNAEVKGLNDFPRDTWPPVAKVHVAFQVMVGTGSLMALLALVTLWRRWRGREWPHGKGLMRAWLFTGPLGLVALEAGWLVTEWGRQPWIVRGVMRTSEAVTPVPHLAAPFFTFTAVYLFLGVTVLFVLWRQVAATLPGAVDGKVTHAH is encoded by the coding sequence ATGACGGACCTGCTCTATGCGCGCGCGCAGATGGGCCTGTCGCTCGCGTTCCACATCGTGTTCGCGGCGGCGGGCGTGGCGTTGCCGGTGCTGATGGTGCTGAGCGACTGGAAGCACCGGCGGACGGGGGACAACGACTACCGCAAGCTCAGCGAGAAGCTGGCCAAGGGCACCGCCATCCTGTTCGCGGTGGGCGCGGTGAGCGGGACGGTGCTGTCGTTCGAATTGGGGCTGCTGTGGCCGGAGTTCATGGGCCGCTACGGGGAAGTGATTGGCCTGCCCTTCAGCCTGGAGGGCGTGGCCTTCTTCACCGAGGCCATCTTCCTGGGCATCTACCTGTACGGCCGCGAGCGGGTGTCGCCGGGCCTGCACCTGTTCAGCGGCGTGATGGTGGCGGTGAGCGGCGCGGCCAGCGCGTTCTTCGTCACGCTGGTGAACACGTTCATGAACAACCCGTCCGGCTTCACGGCCACGCCCGCGGGGCCCACGGACGTGCAGCCGCTGGTGGCCATGTTCAGCCCCGGCTGGCAGTACCAGACGGCGCACGTGCTGCTGTCCTGCTACCAGGCCAGCGCGTTCGCCATGGCGGGCATCCACGCCTTCATCCTGCTCAAGCACCCGGGGGCGGCCTTCCACAAGAAGGCGCTGTCCGTCGCGCTGCCGCTCGCGTGCCTCACCGCGCTCCTGCAGCCGCTGGTGGGGGACCTGTCCGCCAAGCACGTCGCGCGGTCGCAGCCGGTGAAGCTGGCCGCGATGGAGGGACACTTCGACACGGAGGTGGGCGCGCCGCTGCTGCTGGGGGGCCTGCCGGACGTGGAGACGCGCACCGTCCCGGGCTCCATCGGGGTGCCGAAGGGGCTCTCCATCCTGGCGTTTGGTGATCCAAACGCGGAGGTGAAGGGGCTGAACGACTTCCCCCGCGACACCTGGCCCCCGGTGGCGAAGGTGCACGTGGCCTTCCAGGTGATGGTGGGCACGGGCAGCCTGATGGCGCTGCTCGCGCTGGTGACGCTGTGGAGGCGCTGGCGGGGCCGCGAGTGGCCCCACGGCAAGGGGCTGATGCGGGCGTGGCTCTTCACCGGACCGCTGGGGCTGGTGGCGCTGGAGGCGGGGTGGCTCGTCACCGAGTGGGGCCGCCAGCCGTGGATCGTCCGGGGCGTGATGCGCACCAGCGAGGCGGTGACGCCGGTGCCGCACCTGGCCGCGCCGTTCTTCACCTTCACGGCGGTGTACCTGTTCCTGGGGGTGACGGTGCTCTTCGTGCTCTGGCGGCAGGTGGCGGCCACGCTGCCCGGCGCGGTAGACGGGAAGGTGACCCATGCCCACTGA